The Cinclus cinclus chromosome 28, bCinCin1.1, whole genome shotgun sequence DNA window TCGCCGGCCCCCCACCCCTTCCCGCTGCTGGAGCCCGGCCTCTTCGGGCCCTCGTCCTTGACTCGGTTCTCGGGGCCACCCCCGTCCTCGGTGCCGGGGCCGTTCCTGTCCTACGTGCCCCCCTCGCCCTACGGGCTGGCGCAGCCCCCGGCTCAGCACcgcctgcggcccttcctgcCGGGCCACGGCCCCCCCAGCGTCTCCAACGCCGTCTGGAAGAAAAGCCAAGGTGAGAGCGCGGAGCCGTTCGGGACAAACCTTCTTCTGCTCCCGCCTtgaccagcagcagctcccgaGATGGACCCGCCGCCGCCCAGCCGAGGACCCGgccccctcctgcccctccgGCCCGGCCACTCCCCAAAAGCCCCGTCCCACCCGGGCCTTCCCCTCTGTGATTGATGTTCGATTGGGCAAAGCACCGGcgaccaccaaaaaaaaaaaaacacctccaaaTTGTCCCGGCCCTGCTGCTCCCCGGCGTGCTGGGGGTGCCAGGCGGGGGGGCCGGGCCAGGCCTGCCCTCCCACGTGTCCCCCCCCAGGGAGGGGAAGACCTAATGCTTGTCTTGCCCCTCGATTCCCTCCGCAGGTTTGAGTGTCAGCCCACTCCTCCCATGCTTTGGCTCAGGAGTGACTCCAGGTTAGTTTGGCACCTACTGGTTGGGGGCTGCTTTCTGTCactggggggtttggggggcggcggggggggcCACAGGGGATGGGAGAGGCCCCAGGGGCACTGCAGTGCTCCCCGGAAAGCAGAGGGGTGGGCGGGCTCCCTCCTTTTTGGGAGCCACGCAGAGAGGGGATGCGGCCCAGGTGGGCTCCGAGGCAGGGGGGTTGCCGGCTgcacccccccaaaaccccccatcCTGGCCCCGagggcagaagcagcagcaggaggaggagcaggagcagcacctgcctgggctccagtgcccccagtgcccccaggcCCGAGCCCAGGCTGGACCTCACTGTGCCCTTTGCTACGGGGCCGGGGGCACCGCctggctccctgctcccagatTCGGGGTTCTTCCCTTGGGAAGGGAACCCCTGAGCGTGTGGGGCTCGGAGCGGGGGGACTCCAGCCCCCATAGCCCCGCGGCACCACCCGGCTCCGGGCGATCTCGGGCGATCCCTGTGCTTCCCTGCCCCCCCCGTCCTTGCAGGGCACTCCTCCAACAGCCGCATCGTCTGGGAGCACACGCGGGGCCGCTACAGCTGCACGCAGTGCCCCTTCTCCACCGCCTCCCGCGAGGAGATGACCGTGCACACCGAGGACCACCGCAAGAACCCCCCGCCCGGACGCCTGGAGGCTGACATGGGTACGGGAGGGACACCCCGGCTGCCGGGATGCTCATGGGGATGGGCTCCCTACGCCGCAGGGATAAGGCACATCCTGCTCCCTCTGACCTGGCACAGACTGGCCAGGCTCCAGTCCGTgcttccccagcctgcagcagtgtcctggaGGGGTCTGTGTGCCCTCCCTGTCACCCACGATTCCCCTGGGGtgtgtgtcccctccctgtgcccctaTCCTCTGCAGTGCCCCTGGGCTCTCTGTGCCCTTCCAGTGTCCTCTCCACACCTCCTCAACCCCTCCTGTGCCCTGGAGGGGTTCATGTGCTTGCCTTCTCTGTACCCCCAACCCCTGCAATGTCCTTGGGGGGTTCAGATCCCCTCTCAAtgccctccctgtgcccccagcccctgTGATTtccctgggggtccctgtgttctccccccctcccccgacgtgctgacatttttcttccctctcccttccaGATTTCGGGGTGGGCCTCGCCCCGTTCCACGCCAAGCTGCCGCCAGAGATGGAGAACTCCCTGTACTCCCAGCTTTGATGCCCTCGGCTCCCACGGGATTCTCCTGCGCCTCCCCGTCCCTCCCCTGAGCCGGGCAGGAGGCAcagcgcagcccctgcccctgtGCTGGGACACGCAGCActccctggggacaggagcacccccagcccagcgCGGGGTGCCAGAGGGGCCAAGGTTTCCCCTGGAATTTCTCCCCTTCCATTTTATTTTCGGGAACTCTCCAGCACCCGGAACCGCTGTATCTCCCTCCCTTAAAGGTTTTGTTGCTTCAGCCCCGGGGGCTCTGCGGGGAGCCCGGTAGGTTCTCAGGAGTTAGTGGACTTCTCTGGAATGAGATCTCAGAATAATAAATGGGAATTGTACAGGAGTGGCAGCCGGGAGAGGCTCTGTCAGTCCCCATGGGGGccagggggagcagggctggcattGAGGAGCACCCCCAGAACCAAAGGAGGGGGATGtgggggcacagggaggtgTGACCCTGTGCTCCcgagccagccctgccaggggctggcttggggaaggagaaagggaagtgTTTGGGGAAGGGGAACAGAAGTGTTCGTGGAAGCAGAAGgtctggggaaggggaaggggcgCCCCGTGCTCCCCCTGGCCCCTGCCAGCACACCCCAGAGCACGCAGGgctcctgagcagcagggctgcaccCTCTGCCAGCTGCACCCAGCAACCACACCAGGGTGGGACCCCAACCACGGCCAGCTCCGgtggctgtcccagccctgaggTGCCAGGAGGAGGGCATGGAATGGCACAGAAGAGACAGTGGGAGGGGCAGGGGCCCAGGTGCCCAGCCGGGGGGGCTGCACCCCCTGCATCCCCCGTGGGAGCTCCCTGGGGCTCCCCCAGTCCCACTGTGCCACCCCACCCAGCGGGGTGAAAAGTTTGCTGCAAACTGGTTTGAGGGGAGGCGTGCTGGGACCTGCTGGTGCCCACGCCAGCCCTTGCTGGGAGcgagggatgggatgggatgggatgggatgggatgggatgggatgggatgggatgggatgggatgggacgccctgctgtgctgctgcgAGCCCCGGGAGGGGCCACAAACACCGTGATGGGGTTCAGAAAGGTGCAGTGGCCACCTGGGTGGGGTGGgcatcccttccttccttcctcctgctgccatccctgcacAAGGTGAGGAGCATGCCAGGATGCCCCAGCTCTCTCCTGCAGGCCCCCTGGGACCGTGCCCCCCTCCAGTCCAGCCTGGTCCCCTCAGGCCCTGAGCAGGGGGATGCACACCCTGAAGTCCCTGAGCTGCTGAAACCTGACAGTGACAGCTCATCACAGAGCCAGCACAGGATCACAGAGTGCCCCAGGGGGAGGGACCCTGAGCCCAAAAAGGagggcacagctcagcccccaACCCCAGATggcacagcccccagcccaccctGCCCACTGAACTGCCTGCCCCAGTGCAGGTGCCCACCCCAAAAGGCAGCAGGGAGACCCTTCCCCAagctctccctgcccctggatctGGCTCTGGCTCCCTCCAAGGGCAGCACTGGCCCATGGGGGGTCCTGCAGACCCCATCGTGCTGGGACCCcaccccacagcacagcccccacTCTGTGCCCACCAGCCCAGGCTGAGCCAGACCCAGCcctcctggggacaggggacactccTTGCTCCCAGGAGAAACCCAAACCTGCCCCAAAGCCCCACTGAGCATTCTTGGTTGTTCCTGAGGCAGAGGCAGCCAAGACAAGCTCCATTgcaatagatttttaaaaacgGAAGTCTTTATTAAAGTTTTATCCAAATTTTGTAACAAAAGATACAAAAGGGCTGTAGATCCTTATTTCTGGGACTAGTctgaccaattaaaacctgacAGTTACTAGGCTAATATAAAATCCATACAATCTGCTAAAAATGCAGGGGGAAAATTAGAAGTAACTGCtgctctgacttttttttttttttaaattccttaaaCCTTTATAAGTTACTCAGTTTGCATTTTACAGGATTAGTTCATCTCCGAATGGTCACAGCGACTGTACAATGCAAGAGACACCAGCGAGAACGAAGCGACAGGAACGGGGATGTGCTGCAAAACACCCCGCACACCCCCCCCCGGAGGGGAGGGCTGGAGCCTCGGCCCCGGGGGCCCTCGGAGCACCCGGAGCACACAGCGGGAATGCCACAAAGTGCCAGTGCTTGTCTGCACCCCCGGGCAGCAGCACAGCGCTGTCCCCACCCCACCCATCCCACCCTCCCAAGGGATGCGCTGCCCGGACGCCTCTGGGATTGAGGGGaaggtgggaatgggattgggaatgctGCACCTGGCTGGgttccccaaatcctcccctccAGCCGCCTCAGTGGCAcctccagagcagggacacGAAGGAGGAGCTGGAGTTCTGTTCTGGGAagacaggaggaggaagaggaggatgcccaggccaggctggcaccGGGGGCCTGTGCAGAGGTGGCACCGGCTGGCAGAAGGACCCTGAGAATTTACAGGCTaacaggggctgcaggagcatcACAGTGATCGTGGCTGCACAGGGCTGTACAGTGCGAAATGGAGGTGGATGAAGAGCAGTATCCCCTCACCTGCATTCCCTATCCCTTCccaaagctgctgcagggcacCGGGAGCCTCCCCACAGCTGACATGGCCACCAGCCCCCGCCCTCACTTGGGACGGCCCAAGGGATGGTTCTTAGATGGCCAATGGGGAAAATGTTCCTTCCAGTTTATAAAACTAATAGGAAAGCAAGTGCAGGGCTACTGCAAGGTGCATCGGCAGAGGTACCAGGTCATGCAAGCagcccctccctctctccccccaaaactccaggcacccccccctccccagcactgaaGCATCTTCAAGCATGTCCAGAGATCACATCACCATGATTTCAGATCTGAGACACCCTCACGGATCATTCTGAGTCCACAGAGATGAACCAGATTTTGCACCCGAGATGGCTCAAAAAGCTTCTTcagccctgggctgagggcacgAGGGTGGCAAAGgctttctgtgctggcagggtgTGAGCTGGAGCTCTGGGTCCAGTGTGGCACAGCTCATTTCGGACACACAGATACCctaaggagattttttttttctcttttttcttttttgattttttccttttttttttttttttttttttttgcaagctgCTGCACAAACCACCGAACGGAGAAAAGCCTTTGGTCATGAGATACTTGTGAGAAAAAAGTGAGCCTTGTATGGAGGATTTCCCTGAATGCCTACAGTATtctaaatcttaaaaaaatatattgtggATGCTGCAGCCATAcaaagggggaggaggaggagtgggaGACAGGGATTTACAGTCTCACACAGACACAACGGGGAGGTTAAGACAAGCACAGAGTCTGTAAAACTGATTGGCTCGCTGGGATCAgtcatcctcatcatcctcttcGTCCTCTGCATCTTCCTCTCCTTCATCCTCTAGACTTCGTTTTCTCTTCTCCCCACACGGATGGTCTGCAAAGAGAGGGGGGATTCACTcttccagccagcccagggaacagcagctgagctgtggaGCAAGCACGGGACAGACTGGCTCCATTTGGGAGCAGatccaccctgccctgctcctcatgGAAAAACTTGGGCTGACATGAGACACCAACAGCTCTCTCTGCCCTCTGAGCAAGCATCCTGTGTAAGATCTGAAAATGGGATCTATTttgggttgttgttttgttttgttgagtACCCTCAAAAACACAGCATCTGCAGAATTCAGGCACTCCTGACCAAGCTCAtggctgtcccctgtgctgAGGCCTCAAATCCTGGCTCAATATTGGGCCTCTCCTGACAAGAAGGATACTGAGGGGgtggagcatgtccagggaaagGAATGgagctggagccccaggaggagctgagggagctgggaaaggggctcagcctggagaaaaggaggctcaggggggcccttgtggctctgcacaactccctgacaggaggggacagccgggggggtcgggctgtgctccagggaacagggacaggaggagagggaatggcctcaggctgctccaggtgAGGTTCAGATGGGATACTGGAGAAGGTGATCAGGCACTGGCAGAGGtggcccagggcagtggtgaaatcaccatccctggaactgcACAAAAAAGAGTGGGTGTGGcagctggggacatggtttaagTGGGGAACATGGTGGTGTTGGACTCAGTAATAGAAGGATTTGCTAACCTTAACAATTCAGTGATTCATCCAAGATTGTTTGAATTCACACCAGCCACAATATTCTGTCAACTTTCATCTGGGTGTTTATGTTTGTTACAACCAGAGGAGCCGGGCCCCAGCTCAGGTCAAAGCTGGTAAGAGGGGAATGTTCCCCCAAGAGATTCCCTCACTCACTCCTGTGACAgaagccctgctcctgcatggCCCATCAGTTCCCAGAATTGCTTTCCTAAGCAACTGACCTCACATTTCCCAGCATTACCCAGCATGGTTGGAATCTGGAGGTCCTGAAATTACTTTCCCTCCCTGTGTGATGACCCTTGATGATGACACTGCTCAGCACCAGCTTGGgcagaaaagctgcagcaaCAACAGCCCTGCACTGAGGCTGAGGAAGCACCAAAAACACCAAATATTTGACTGTCGAGGGAGCTCTGCAAGAAATTGGATTGTTAGGCCTCAACTCACCCTCCTCAGCTTCATCTTCTTCATCCTCCTCAccatcttcctcctcttcttcctcctggaGTGAAAACAAGAGCCTTTGTTCCAAGAACCACAAATCCATGAGCAGTAATCCCAgtcttccttcccctctcccaccccacTGAAGCCTCAGGGtggcaggagaagctgctggctCTCCAAGAGCTCCTCACATCCCCACGGGATGGGGCTGCATGGATCCATCACTGAGAGCCATGGGAAGTGCCAGGTCAAAACTGAACTGGAAAACTCTTTGGAATTTTTGACTCTCAGGAGCCCAGAGTGCTCGGAAAAAGCCAGAGCGGTTTGGCAAACTCCTGAGATCTGCCCCCAGAGAGGCTCCTGTGACACCTGGGTCACCAGACAAGGGACAAACACATGACCTAGTGCTGAACCAGTGACAGCCTCACCTCATCATCTactccatcctcctcctcttcaccTTCCAgatcatcatcttcatcttcttcatcATCAATGACTTCTTCATCCAAATCGTCTTCCTCCTCaacatcctcctcttcctcaccttCTACCCaaagggggagggagggaagtgCCCCAGTTCCCAAATCCAGCCACCCCTCACCCCTCAGTGCTGTGtgagcagctggcagggctcacagaggatgaggagggacaGCACCAAGCCCTGTCACCCCCCCCCAGCAAGTCCCactccctcccagctctctggagAAGGGGGTGGGTGTACCCACACAGCCCCTACTCCAGAGCCAATCCCCATTTGTGGAGCCCACCCAGAAGTGGAAATGGGATAGTTGCCCAGCAGGAAAACccaggaggagaaaaaattcTCACCTTCCCCATTCTCATAGTCATCTTCCAGTGCATCCCCGTCTGCTTCGGGGTCTGAGTCAGGGGCTTCCTGCTCATCAGCATCAAAGCCATCCAGGTAGgtgagctggggcaggagggcGAACACGCTCTCCCGGTAGTTGATGAGCATCGTCACCTCGCAGTTGAACAGGTCCAGACTGTGGAGGTTTGGCAACTTTTTCTGCAAAAATCAATTTGTTAAGATTATTTACAGCACAGTCTGAAGATCAGGCAGCCAAGGCAGGGTGGCTGGGGCATTCCCCAGGTCCAGCACAGAAGTGGTTCTGCCCCACACACTGCTCAAATGGAGCCACTGCTCCTGCTCATTATGGGCACAGAAAATTTCTGTCCAGCTCCTCTGCCCCGGCTTCCCTTTCTAGAACAATCTCTGTGCATTTGCaaatctttctttcctctgaagAGGCCCAGCaagctcaggagcagctcagctggaCTCATCCTGCTCAAAATATCAGGCAGAGCTCAGGAAGAGCTcagggagagctgcagcctgggtgcccttggcacagcccagctcaggcCATCACACCGGGCACCACGCCAAGCAAAGGAGGAGCaaaacaatcccaaattccttcTGGAGGGAATGGATGCACAAAAGTGCCAATGAGACAAATGCCCTGCATCAGATCTTTCAGGTGTCCCTCACAGCAAGAGCCTTCCTGGGGCAGCTCAGATGGAGCCTCAGaggccttttccagcctcactGACTACTGTGGGAATGGGACCCTGCAGTGCTGTCACAGCAGAACCTTCAGGCTGATGTGACAGATGCCATTACTGGTGTCCAGTTACCTCATTCCATGACACCCCAGGTGCCACCTACCTCCAACTGCCTCCAACCTTTCCTGGTCCCTTCTCAGATGGGCACTGAGCATCCACAGTTTTACTCATCCAGCCCCATTTCACGCTTCTTTTAGCAactggctgctgcttttccagacTGAGGAGCCATTAACTACTGGCCCAGCCTCAAACTGGGATCAAATCTGTTCCCATCAGAACCACGAAGTGCTGTTGGAACAGTTACCAAGACGTTGGattcctgctgcacagccccatTCCCCAAAGGAAATGCCATCCCTGGGATTCCAGCACAGCCTCCACTCACCAAGGGCTCCAGGGTATTGATGTCTTTGATCTTGTTGCCACTTAGGTTCAAGTGTGTCAGGTTGGGAGTTTTCTCTGCTAGAACTTCAAGGCCACCAGAAATCCTATTATCACTCAGCTCCAGCTGAAGGGAGGGAATATCACATGGTCACCAAGCATTTCAGCTCGCGATACATGGAAGGAAATTGCCCTGAGAACTGCGTTACAGCAAGCACCCAAATTTCagctcacagagcagcaggTCAAGTTTGCCCTTAAAACCCCTTTCCCACAGGACCACACCACTGGCAGCCACCCCCACGCTGGTAAGTGctccaaaatccaaaatatttatgGTGTCATAAAActtctgacagcagcacaggagcaaaAAAGCAAGAGAGGAAAGGCACCAAACACCTGAGGAGCTCAGAAGGGTTTTGTAGCACGTTAAAACCAGTCCTTCTCACTTGCTCAGATAGCGAGCAACGAGCAAAATTCAAAGGTCTTTTTCTAGCAAGTACAGGAAAACCAGCTGCCACCAGGGGCAGCACAAGGCCAAGGACTGCTGGGGATGGGACCAGAGCCCTGACTCACCTTCCGGAGCTTGTTGAGTTTGGGGAGGTTGGACACGGACAGCAGGTTGATGTTGATCATGCTGAGGAACTCCAGGTTCTCAAAGTCTGAGGAGAGACCGACCACCTTGCCATCCTCTGAGCGGCAGTTATCCAGGACCAGCTCCTTCacctgcacagggacacccacAGCTGTCACAACACTGCCACAATGCCCCGAGCGCCTCAAGGTGACATCACCAGCACATCCAGAGCGTGGCtgtgcctccagctcctccccatTCAAATTTAAGACCTTAAAGCCAAATAACTTTTGGTGACAGTTCCCTCACCATAGTTGGGGTTTCACCCTCTAAGCACAAGCCACCAACAcactcctgctgtccccaccaagGTCCCCATCCTCCAGGAAGCAGCACGCAGGGGTTTGGAACCATGAGGTCACATCCCAACACTCCATGCACACAGGACATCAATAAAGATTTGAGAGTCACGCTTCAGGCTCTGCTAACCAGGGGCCAAACAAGGTCAGCTGGGTTTGTCCTCTCCCACTTTGCCCCCCCACACCACTGGGGTGCCAGAAAACCTGTCCCCAGAGGATTGACCTCTCTGTGGTGTCCAGCAAGGTGACACAGATGCCTGGGCAGGGCTCAGCACACGAGCTCAACACCTCGGGCTGAGTCACACAAGACCACTGATGGCATCAAACACTGTGCCCACGGATTCCACATCCAAGAACCTTCAGGACTAGGCAGGAATTcagcacacaaaaaaatcaacaccCCTGTGCCACCAGGACCACCGAACACCAGCACAGAACTGCTGCCCCCCAAcacctgtccccccagcccacAGACATAGCCCCAGCTCTCACAAACCACTTCCAAAACCTGCTTTTACCCCACACATTCTTGACAGTAAGATGCAAAAATGAGCCTTGGCCAGAAGGTTCGTGGCGCTCTCCAAATACCTCCTTCACAGCGCTCCCACTTTACCTGTCCTGCTCACATCAGCCAACTATCAGGGAGTCGTTTTAAAACCACTCTGCCTTCTCAGAGGGAGAGTCTGGGGGCTGCTGTGCCATCTTTTCCACCTTCACTGCACAAGCTCAGAATGAATTATCACTTCAAACTCATCAAGCGGCATTGCTGCTTGGGGGCTTGAGTTGAGGCTCTGCCAGAAGTTTTGAAGCCAAGTGTGTTTTGCTCCCAACACGCCAGAAAATGTTCCAACCATACTGAGACTGTCACCCTGGTATGTAAAGGTGGCAAAGGCCAGACCTGGGCGGCTGCTGCTGTGTTGTGTGGGCACAGAGGTGAACCTGAACTCCCTCAGGTTATCGTGGagtcctggaatggtttgggtcagaagggacctcaaagcccatccagtgccacccccaccattagcagggacatcttccactgtcccagggtgctccaagccctgtccagcctggtcctggacacttccagggatccaggggcagctccGGGTGACCTGTGCCTAACCCAGCCAAGCTCAGCTTTACCCCAGACCCGGCCCTTTCTGTCGGCCCAGGTCGCGCTGCAGTTACAGCAGGACTCGGGACACGCAGGGACAGCCAGTCCTGACCCCGCTGGCTCTGCAGTTCCTGGCCTCACTCCACGGGGACCAAGCACTcgcagctcctcctgctcagccGCCCTGGCCCTGCAAATCCCCTCGCCATGCACGAAGCCGCTTTAATCTCCACCCAAAGCCCCGCTCGCCACTCGATGCCCCCGTGCTCGGGTGCCACAGCCCGCAGCTGCCACGACACCGAGTGTCCCCGGGGCCAGGAGGGACCGGCCACGGCCCAGCGGGGCGGccctgggatggggagagcCAAGGAAAAGGGAGCGGGGAGACCCCGGGAAAAGGGAGCTCCAGGAAGGGACGGCCGGAGGAAAAGCAGACCCGGGTACGAGGCGGCCTCGGAGCACCGGGCCCGGGGCCTCCAGCGGAGTAGAACGGGCGGCCCCAGCGGCACCTAAAGGTTCATCCCCGCAGCCCCGGACCCGTTCCCCGGGCGAAGGAGCCCGCGGGAGCCGCTCCTGGCCCGTCCGGGCCCCGCTAACATGGCCGAGCCGCCATGGCCGCGCGGGGCCGCCCCGGCCCGGGCCCGCTGACTCCGgaggggcccggcccggcccggccctgcccgccgGGGGCTTCCCCGTGTCCcgccgcgggccgggccgggccgggccgggtcgggtccctccgccgccgcctccaGCGCGGCCCCGGTGCGGGCGGGCCCCGCCGCGCACGTGCGCGCCGCCATGACGGGGCTGCGGGCCGGGCGGgagcgctcccgccgccgcgcccgccgcaaccgccccctccccaccccgcGAAAGCCGCCCGGTCCCCGCCGTGCGGGACCTTCCCCCCCTCCGCGGGCCGCTCTCCCACCGCCACCCCTTCCCCCCGCAGCACGTGccgcccgctccccgccgcctccgccgcaCCTCGCTCGGCTTCTTGTTGCGCAGCTCCAGCGTCAGGCGCTTCTCCATCTCCATGCTCCCGCCGAGCCCGAGCCGCGCTGcgctcccggtgccgctccCCCGGTGCCGCCGCCGCGCTCGCGCTCCCGCCCCCGCCCGCGCGCGCCGCCGCCCGGCGCAGGAAGAGGCGCCAACGGCAACAAAGGCGCGCGCGCCGCGCCCCCCCCACCACCTCCCGCGCGCggcagcgc harbors:
- the LOC134054549 gene encoding acidic leucine-rich nuclear phosphoprotein 32 family member B isoform X8 — its product is MEMEKRLTLELRNKKPSEVKELVLDNCRSEDGKVVGLSSDFENLEFLSMININLLSVSNLPKLNKLRKLELSDNRISGGLEVLAEKTPNLTHLNLSGNKIKDINTLEPLKKLPNLHSLDLFNCEVTMLINYRESVFALLPQLTYLDGFDADEQEAPDSDPEADGDALEDDYENGEGGRRGGRW
- the LOC134054549 gene encoding acidic leucine-rich nuclear phosphoprotein 32 family member B isoform X7 — translated: MEMEKRLTLELRNKKPSEVKELVLDNCRSEDGKVVGLSSDFENLEFLSMININLLSVSNLPKLNKLRKLELSDNRISGGLEVLAEKTPNLTHLNLSGNKIKDINTLEPLKKLPNLHSLDLFNCEVTMLINYRESVFALLPQLTYLDGFDADEQEAPDSDPEADGDALEDDYENGEEGEEEEDVEEEDDLDEEVIDDEEDEDDDLEGEEEEDGDEEDEAEEDHPCGEKRKRSLEDEGEEDAEDEEDDEDD
- the LOC134054549 gene encoding acidic leucine-rich nuclear phosphoprotein 32 family member B isoform X6, encoding MEMEKRLTLELRNKKPSEVKELVLDNCRSEDGKVVGLSSDFENLEFLSMININLLSVSNLPKLNKLRKLELSDNRISGGLEVLAEKTPNLTHLNLSGNKIKDINTLEPLKKLPNLHSLDLFNCEVTMLINYRESVFALLPQLTYLDGFDADEQEAPDSDPEADGDALEDDYENGEEEDVEEEDDLDEEVIDDEEDEDDDLEGEEEEDGVDDEEEEEEEDGEEDEEDEAEEDHPCGEKRKRSLEDEGEEDAEDEEDDEDD
- the LOC134054549 gene encoding acidic leucine-rich nuclear phosphoprotein 32 family member B isoform X5, with product MEMEKRLTLELRNKKPSEVKELVLDNCRSEDGKVVGLSSDFENLEFLSMININLLSVSNLPKLNKLRKLELSDNRISGGLEVLAEKTPNLTHLNLSGNKIKDINTLEPLKKLPNLHSLDLFNCEVTMLINYRESVFALLPQLTYLDGFDADEQEAPDSDPEADGDALEDDYENGEEGEEEEDVEEEDDLDEEVIDDEEDEDDDLEGEEEEDGVDDEEEEEEDGEEDEEDEAEEDHPCGEKRKRSLEDEGEEDAEDEEDDEDD
- the LOC134054549 gene encoding acidic leucine-rich nuclear phosphoprotein 32 family member B isoform X1 encodes the protein MEMEKRLTLELRNKKPSEVKELVLDNCRSEDGKVVGLSSDFENLEFLSMININLLSVSNLPKLNKLRKLELSDNRISGGLEVLAEKTPNLTHLNLSGNKIKDINTLEPLKKLPNLHSLDLFNCEVTMLINYRESVFALLPQLTYLDGFDADEQEAPDSDPEADGDALEDDYENGEALRGEGWLDLGTGALPSLPLWVEGEEEEDVEEEDDLDEEVIDDEEDEDDDLEGEEEEDGVDDEEEEEEEDGEEDEEDEAEEDHPCGEKRKRSLEDEGEEDAEDEEDDEDD
- the LOC134054549 gene encoding acidic leucine-rich nuclear phosphoprotein 32 family member B isoform X3 — encoded protein: MEMEKRLTLELRNKKPSEVKELVLDNCRSEDGKVVGLSSDFENLEFLSMININLLSVSNLPKLNKLRKLELSDNRISGGLEVLAEKTPNLTHLNLSGNKIKDINTLEPLKKLPNLHSLDLFNCEVTMLINYRESVFALLPQLTYLDGFDADEQEAPDSDPEADGDALEDDYENGEGEEEEDVEEEDDLDEEVIDDEEDEDDDLEGEEEEDGVDDEEEEEEEDGEEDEEDEAEEDHPCGEKRKRSLEDEGEEDAEDEEDDEDD
- the LOC134054549 gene encoding acidic leucine-rich nuclear phosphoprotein 32 family member B isoform X2 translates to MEMEKRLTLELRNKKPSEVKELVLDNCRSEDGKVVGLSSDFENLEFLSMININLLSVSNLPKLNKLRKLELSDNRISGGLEVLAEKTPNLTHLNLSGNKIKDINTLEPLKKLPNLHSLDLFNCEVTMLINYRESVFALLPQLTYLDGFDADEQEAPDSDPEADGDALEDDYENGEEGEEEEDVEEEDDLDEEVIDDEEDEDDDLEGEEEEDGVDDEEEEEEEDGEEDEEDEAEEDHPCGEKRKRSLEDEGEEDAEDEEDDEDD
- the LOC134054549 gene encoding acidic leucine-rich nuclear phosphoprotein 32 family member B isoform X4, translated to MEMEKRLTLELRNKKPSEVKELVLDNCRSEDGKVVGLSSDFENLEFLSMININLLSVSNLPKLNKLRKLELSDNRISGGLEVLAEKTPNLTHLNLSGNKIKDINTLEPLKKLPNLHSLDLFNCEVTMLINYRESVFALLPQLTYLDGFDADEQEAPDSDPEADGDALEDDYENGEEGEEEEDVEEEDDLDEEVIDDEEDEDDDLEGEEEEDGVDDEEEEEEEDGEEDEEDEAEEGELRRGEKRKRSLEDEGEEDAEDEEDDEDD